Genomic segment of Ignavibacteriales bacterium:
GCCTTATCATATATAGAGGAGTCTTCACTAACCGAACCGCAAAATAAAATCTTTGCTGAAAGATTAAAAATTCGTTTTCCTTTTCATAAGGAGAAAAAATGAAACACATCATAAAAATTTTATCGCTCATTCTAATTATATCAACTGTTGGTTATTCTTGGGATTATAATGAACATAAGGAATTAGGTGATGCAGCATTTTTAAAAATTCTAAAAAGGTTAATTGAATCCGGCTATTTTAATAATCAGCCGGAAACATCTATCTTTCTTGAGAATTATTTGCAAATGAAATACGACACTCAATCAAAGAATTATTATTTCCTTAACCTTTCTCATGAAGATAACATTATAACTTATGGAACTCTTAATGGATTGGCTGGTGACCATTCAGATAACCCACTAGATATGAATGAGTTTTTACAGTACCGCTCTTCTGTATTGAATAGAATTGTGAAATTACAAAGTGAATACTCATCTAAATACGAAACGGGAGCGGCTAATATGGATGTTCTCAGCAAAGATTTTAAATATCTTCTGCTTGCTCTTACCGATTTATCACACTTTCATAACTACGGAACACCGTTGCAAAAACAGATAGGAGAATTCAATAAGAAGCTAATTCTAAAATTACAAAGACCATTTTCCGTTGATACTGTTATGAGTGAATTAAAAAGCACCAATTCAATTAACAAGTATGTTTCCTTACATACTTTCGCAATTTATTTGGCAGAAAAAGCTGGGGCAAACCTTAGCAAGAATCCGGAAAAATCAAAAGAGTTTATGTATTACGCACTAATTTTTAATTCATTCGCCGATCATTTTCTAGAAGATATATTTCCTTCAGGCCATATGGTAGTTAACCGTTCCTTACTAAGCGGAGTAATCAATAACAGAGCCTTGCATGATTTTTATAACGAAGAAGGAGTAAACGTTGCCAATCTTAGGGGTGAAACCTGGAAGCAATACGGTGATGGAACATTGAACAGCAGGTTTTCCAGTTGGAAGACAAAAGCTAGTTACTCTGATGTAACCTATTCACAATATTCGGAAGATACTGAGAGGATTATTAATGCTGTTTCAGAATCAATCGCAGATATTTTCTCTTCCCTTAAATCCGCATCTGCAGATTCGAACCACAAGTCGATATTTGACCGAGTTCCTGATGATGAGACACGTGTTTCCGATTTCTTCTTATCCGAGTACAAATCGCTTACATATATTCCTATTCCATTCAACACCGATGTAAGTGGTTTTAAATTGCCCGAAAATAATATCAATGAGATCAGAAAGAATACTCAGCTTCTTCAAAACTGGAGTTTTATCAGAAGCAGAGTTGCAAATTCTATTTCGCTTGGATTGAGTACTGTATCCGGAGATGAAGGATGGCATGAATACGATTTGAGACTTTCATTCGGTTCTGCTTTTTATTCTTATAATTATAATTTCGATCGCACAAAGGCATGGACTGTAGATTACTGGTTTGGAACCACGATATCGTTTGCATTATTAAAACAAAATAATTTCGATTATTGGGCGCACATTCTCAAAGGGGGCATCGCTTATAATTATGATATATGGGTTTCTGAAAGCAGATTCTTAGGAATTTATGGTTACATAGAAGCAGGGTGGCTGCGGGTACATTCATTTCCGTATATAGGGATAAATGATATGGGGCAATATGTACGTGGGGAAATTCCCGGAGAGAATCATTTTTTATTTAGTCCTTCAATTGGTCTTCAACTCGGTTCTTTGATTGGAATCAACTATTACGAATGGCCCGTGTGGTTAAGAGTTCCGATTCAATGGTTGCTGCCATTGAAATTCAGGTATTCAGCCAAAATTCTGGCCGGTAGTGCGCCGGAGTATCAATGGATTTTTGAATTGGATTTAGTTTTTTAATTCAAATAAAGAATTATGGCATTGAAAAATAATAAATGATACTGCATTCAGCAGTAAAAGTCTGGTAGCAATTTATATATCTCGAGGAGGATAAGATGAAATCTAAAAACTTCGACAGTCTGTTTTATTTCTTAATTGTTTTTACTTTAACATTTATTGCGATCAGTTGTAAAGAAGGTCTCACAGAACCGCACCTCACGGTCCTCACAAATGAAAATCTTATAAAATTACAATCAGCCGCTGATAGAGTAATAACGAACTACAAAACTCCCGGCTTGGCAGCATACATTAAAGTAGAAGGTGAGGGGGAATTATATATAACACGCGGTGTAAGCAATCTGGCAACAAATGAGCCCATGAATGCAAATAACTATTTTAGAATTGCGAGCATAACAAAAACTTTTACCACTGAGACAGTCCTTATACTAGTTGATGAAGGAAAAATTGATCTCAACAAATCAATTTCTTCTTACTTGCCGGAATATAATATACCAAGTGGTGATAAAATTACTATAAGAATGCTGGGTAATATGACAAGCGGTTTGTTTACTTATTCTGCTGATTCGGTTTTGATGACGCAAATGTATAATTCAAAAGGAGAAAAAATATTCACACCTGAGGATCTTGTAGCAGCATCATTTAGGCATCCTCTTAATTTTACTCCCGGATCTAAATATGAATACTGCAACACTAATACTATAATACTTGGGTTACTAATTAAAAAGGTAACAGGTGAACCTGTAGCTCAGGTAATGAGTGAAAGAATATTTCAGCCTTTAGGTTTGGTTAACACGTTCTGGCCCCTATCACGCTTTATGCCCTATCCATATACTCACGGATATTCTGCAAAAACAGGCTCTTTGCTCGATGAAACAAATTGGAGTCCCTCATGGGGAGATGCTGTCGGTATTCTGATATCAAATTTTTCTGATCTAAAGATATGGATAAGAGAGATATATGAAAGGAATTTACTTTCCACTAGTACAAAGAATGAACGATTTCAATGGGTTGACCAAGATGGTGCTGGAGTGCTTTTTTACGGTTTTGGACTTGAGAAGCTTAACGGTTGGATCGGACATCCGGGAATAATTGAAGGATATAATTCTCAAATCTTTTATCATCCCGATAAAAAGATAACGATTATTATCAGTGCAAACTCTGATGATGATACGCCTGCCATGCAGGCTTTAAATCAATTCGCTGGTATACTTGTTCCGTGATAACAGGGATAAAACTCTTTTGGGAAAGTAAATAATGAAATAATTATTTTGGATCAATTGTGTACGAAGAATAAATAATAAAATACTTATTATACTA
This window contains:
- a CDS encoding serine hydrolase, whose amino-acid sequence is MKSKNFDSLFYFLIVFTLTFIAISCKEGLTEPHLTVLTNENLIKLQSAADRVITNYKTPGLAAYIKVEGEGELYITRGVSNLATNEPMNANNYFRIASITKTFTTETVLILVDEGKIDLNKSISSYLPEYNIPSGDKITIRMLGNMTSGLFTYSADSVLMTQMYNSKGEKIFTPEDLVAASFRHPLNFTPGSKYEYCNTNTIILGLLIKKVTGEPVAQVMSERIFQPLGLVNTFWPLSRFMPYPYTHGYSAKTGSLLDETNWSPSWGDAVGILISNFSDLKIWIREIYERNLLSTSTKNERFQWVDQDGAGVLFYGFGLEKLNGWIGHPGIIEGYNSQIFYHPDKKITIIISANSDDDTPAMQALNQFAGILVP